TATTCATAAAAACCTGGAAAGTCGAACAAAATTAGTTAAAATTGCAGATATTTCCATAAGAATGTAAAGTATGGAAACTTTGCCTCAATAAAACTTTTATCCGGAAATAATGCTCGGCAAGCATCACGATCCTTTCTGTAAGGGGATATCAAACTTGCAATGCATATTAATCCAGCATCTGCAAAGAGCTTTGAAACTTCACCTGGAAAATTTTAGAAACAGGACAGGTAAATTAGGAAGTACAACATATGTCATACGTCAATGCAGAACATCTAGAAAAATTCAAATTAAATGAATGGGAAACTAAAATTAGTTTCACTTAGGTCATTGTCTTCATGATAGCTGCACAGTTAAATAAAGATAAAAACATAGTTTTCTCAAGGCTGGAGCTGTTTCCGCTCAACAAATATATTTCCACACTTTCCCGACAATAAATGACGAACTACACAAGATATTCTAGATGTGGTTAGCAGAAGAGTCACTAATTATTAGCCTCAACGTAGAGATGAGCTGCATAGACTCTTAAAATCATCTGTTGGCATAGATGGTATCTCTTCATTCTTCATGATATCGACCACAATTCTGATCCCTATGAACATTTTTCATCTAGTATGATAATTCAAATGAAAGATTGTAAACATCAGATCTAATGCATGAAATTATAATGATAGCTGTGCTCTGCATTCTATCTACATAATTCAGGGATGCTAGGCACAGCAGTTCTTTTAAGGACATGAAGGAAGGGTGAATTTTGAATCATCATTTTTCCTTTCTCCTTCCAAATTTTCCCTTCCTCGCTCACTCCCCCCCTCCCCCAACCCCCCATcccaataaaaaaaaaaggaattctaAAGTGTAGATATCCCTGGAAAATTTGAAGACTGAATATCTTCTTTTGATTATAGGTGTAATCAATCTGAGCAGAGTTGAGTCCCAAATGACCAAGGGAGAATCCAGAATTCCACCAGCCAAGCTCAAGCTGGACTTGGATTTCAAAACTTGTCCAAATTAAGCTCTAGTGTGACTCTAAATAACTTAATGTAGCGCTTGAGCTCAAGTTTGGCTTGATAAACTAAATGACCTTGGAGTTCAAATGAGCTCTCATTTTAAATGTATCAAAAACTGCATTCGCACTTACTCCAATATATCCACAACTCAAGATCAGAAATAGAATATTGAGATCTTTTCACTTTAAATATTAGGAAATAAATTAGCATAATAATATCCAAAGGATTTTCTGGTTATAAAGACATATAAcagactttaaaatgaattgttcacaaacttggacaattcaacCGAGCTTATCCAAGCTTGGCGCATTTAATATTGAGTGAAAATTTGAGCAAGCTTAGATCATATGATAAATAAATGAGTCGAGCTTGATCTTGTTGGAGTTGAGCCGGGTTTTGTTGTGAAAGACTCCTTTCATCAATGGCTTGACGTTTAATCATTAACCTCATCACTAGAGTCCAACTGAAACAACTGTACAACATATTTTCCTCAGGTAGTCTGAGAGTTTGTTCTCTAAGCATCTCGAGTTTAAACCAATAGTAAATCCATGAAACTCATGGTAGTTTCACTTTGTTCTTCAAAAGTACACTTACCAACCCTACGTATATTTTCAGTACGATCTTCTGCCGAGAATCCAAGATTCTTGTTCAGACCATGCCTAAGGTTGTCACCATCAAGAACATAAGAGAGGTTACCCCTTGTGTGTAATTCTCTACCTAGGGAACAAGCAAGTGTGCTTTTTCCTGCAAAAGTTGAGACCAAATCTTCAAATAATGGTGACATATGTTACAAAATTGAATCTGAAATGATTTAATGCCACAAAATATTTTTGACCAAAATATCTAGCTGAATACGGGACAGGCAATTTCTCCTCAATTTCTTAGGCAGTTCAAATGAATATGTGAGAGACATTTTCTTGTCAACCTCTTAATGCAATTCCAATTTCGGGGAAGAACGAGTGTATAGACTAATTCCAGGATGCAAATCACCAAGGTTAGTGCAAAAATGGAATAAGCAACAGCAAATTAATACTACCTGATCCACTGAGACCTGTAATCCATACAACACATCCCTGTTGGTTAAGCAGCTTTTCCCTCTCTGCCTTTCCAACTGGACATTCATGCCAGAATATGTTTGCAGGATTTCCCAAGGTAGACATCAAGAAACAGAAAGCGTTATCCCTCCTATTCAGACAGTTAGGTGTATCAGAACAGTTACTTCTTTGACGGGTTACAAATTCATCCTCATTTACCAATACTTTCGACAGATGTAAGAAGAGAAAAGACTTCAATTTCAGAATCTAAGTGCCAGAAAAGTTCATTTTTTCTTCTGATCTTACATTAAAGAAGCACTACTTGAAACTAAATTGCCCCTTTTTCTTCTGATCTTCATTGAAGAAGCACTTCTTCGAGACTAACCTAAACAAGTTATGAGCCCAATTTGGAGGAAAAGAATGTTATCGAGAAACATAAAGTAAGCATTTGAAAAATGAGTTGAGAAGCATTAGAAGGAAACCGTGATGGCTAAAGCAGTAAAGCTAATGTATATCTACATCTTGGCCATGTTAAATCAGAGGTCCTAAAAGTACTTCAAtacagaaaaggagaaaagaaaaagatgcACCATGCTGGATGTAGTGATTATACTGCTGCCAGGGGTGGATATCTTATCTGACTGAGTAGATTTGATCACGAAGCTGTGATCAATGTGCAGTATATGATGGAAaggctcttcttcttcttttttttccgaaAAAAATATAGTATCCAATGAGAACACAATTACTGATGCAAAATGAGCAGAGTAAGTTCAGATAAGAATTGTAAGGTTCTTTCTGGTTACTAATTACTATCTTCCAAAGAAAAAATGTATAAACAAGCATGGCATAAAGGAAAAGGAAATGCAACAACCTAATCTAGGTATTGTTTTCTTCTATATCTTGTATGTAAACAACAGAAAAATAAATGTATAGCATAAATATATTTTACCCCACAAACTCATAACACTTATCATAAAATTTCCCACCGGGAAAATGGGTTCATGACAAATCTAAAATAGAACATCATTCAAAAAAGCCAATCTTTTTTTACCAATCTTTGAGCGAATAAAACAacaaaataagcagctgaaatcTAAACAAAATTCACCTCTAGGCAAAAGAACCAAGAAAGCCTCAATAGGAAAATCACATTATGCAGAAAAGCTAAATCAACGAGTAAGCAACTTCAAGGAAAACAATTTACATTACCCACATAAAGAAATCAAATGATCAAGAAAAGATCTTGAGAAGGTAAAACTGGAATACCTTGTGAAAGAAGAACCCAGAAAGCAGAAAGTGAAGAAAAACTATGAGCTCTAAAGGGGCAAGCAGATATGCGTATTAAAACTGGTAAATATGTCTTGAGAATTTGATGAATGTAGAGTTGTAGACGCAATTAGTGAGACAAAGGCGGAGAATACACCAGTGGAAAAGAGCCTACTGAGGACAGGACGTGTGAAAGAGCGCAATGGCAAAGATTGTGCGGGGAATTTAATGACGACGGTAGGTTTTGCTGACCAAAGTGCTACGCACCAGGCCCTGGCATTTATTTTGATAACTAATGAGTCTATTACTCTACCTTCAGTTAATGAAACTAATTTCACGTTTAATTAATGAGTCTATTTCCCTTTTAACTCTCTTCTTTCAAGACTAATATTTCTACCACTGGTGATGTTAAGCCCGGGCCCAATGACTATTTATATACAGTCAGACATATCTATAATAGTATCCTTATATAATAGTCATTTACTATAAAAGCTAAATTTTTATCGAATCGatttttatgttataatatatgttataATCGATGTTATGTTATAATAAATGTACTCGATAACAAAAATATCGAAACAAATGAGATTGTTATGGAGGGGTTTGATTGTATGAACAATCCTCCCATAGTCTCCTACGCGGCATTTTCATATCTACCCACTTTTGGGGTCATCGTTGAAGTTATACCTGCATTGCACAAAAAATTTCAAAGAATACCCGCTCAGATCCGAAGTAGTTTAATCTCTTAAATGCAACTTCAGAAATCAAATATGAAGTTCTTCTATTTTTCAGATGCAACTTCAGAAATTCAAATTTTAAGAGGTTCAATCTCTTCAATGCAACGTCAGAAATCAAATTTGAAGTACTTCTATCTTTCAAATGCAACTTCAGTAACTTGAATCTTAAGTACGACAATCTATTGAATGCAA
This sequence is a window from Nicotiana sylvestris chromosome 3, ASM39365v2, whole genome shotgun sequence. Protein-coding genes within it:
- the LOC104215352 gene encoding adenylyl-sulfate kinase 3, with amino-acid sequence MSTLGNPANIFWHECPVGKAEREKLLNQQGCVVWITGLSGSGKSTLACSLGRELHTRGNLSYVLDGDNLRHGLNKNLGFSAEDRTENIRRVGEVSKLFADAGLICIASLISPYRKDRDACRALFPDKSFIEVFMNMPLELCEGRDPKGLYKLARTGKIKGFTGIDDPYEPPLNCEIEIQQKDGVVPTPHEMAGQVVSYMEGRGFLKAQ